Genomic DNA from Telopea speciosissima isolate NSW1024214 ecotype Mountain lineage chromosome 2, Tspe_v1, whole genome shotgun sequence:
TAGATGAGTCAAGTCGAAAAACTTATTTTTCCAACTATGActggattttttaaattttttttttttgacaattaAATTCTGTTTGTACTAAAACTTAACATGTGAGCAGAGGACCTGAAGATCAACTTCTCAACAAAATATCACTCTAATATAACCTATAATATGGTAGTAAATAAATGCAATCTAAGTAAGTTTCAAGATCTAAACAAAACTCATAAACCTTATATGGAGAAGCTACataacttaaaaaaaaggggaaacatTTTCTGTTtggaagtgtggcctacgtcagcgctctcatgtgtctatctctctcctccctactAGGAAGCAAAGATGTCATTTCataagagggggaggagagagatagctAGACACAAGTAGTGCTAATGTAGGCGATGCTCTTGGACAGAAAACACTTCCctgaaaatagggaaaaagaattttacttggttgcatggcccCTACGCCCATACATAGCCCCCAGAAATGGCCACCCTGCTcccctataaaataaaaaatcccccTAATTGATGCCCTGGCAAGTCATTGGCCCTGTGCTGGTGTAGGGGCCACACGACTAGGCAGCGTTATTGTTCCTAAATAACCATATTATTTCAATAGCTAGAGGACATAGTTATAGACTTATAgcttaataaaaataataaattcatgTATCCATAAAACAACCACACACACTCCAAGATAGTAGCAGAAGTCCGCCACTTAGGAAGTGGAGGTCATTAATTTGGTACTTTTGGACTGCCGGAGACATCTATAGAGGTTCCATGAGGACCATGGACTTTCCATGTCCATGTGGGTGGTTGCAGAGTCTTATATGGCAAGGAAAGGAATGTCTTGTGATATTAGGTTCTCTTTGACATAGTTTAAATTATATctaggccaaatgttctttgtgtcaagggcacaggctgcgcccagacacatgggggtaggagaaatgatcaccttgcccccctgaatggtagacccatgtgtctgggcgcaggctgcagcCTACAACACATAGAACATCAACCCTTATATCTATGACTTATTTTtgaataatcaattatgataTTAGGTTATGGGTTATAAACAATAATTGTTTTGTtactcaacaacaacaataacaataacaattcatccttatcccaactaaatgggattggctacatggatccttgcaaagaaaCTAgctaaaataaaagtaaaagaaaaacaacacaaCAACATCGACAGAAACTTTAAAAAATCTCACCTAAATGGGGCTGCCAATATGGATATAATAGACAAAGAGAGCTTATGTGATTTATATAATCtaaaataggtttggtatacCTATGTGAAGACATATTATATATAACAAAgccttcctctctccctctctctctataaatatatatatattgtaataCAATATATGTTAAGAGAGAGGGTGGGGGGGTgctttcttctaatttttattaatttttatcattttaccccACTTAAATATCAGTTTTGCACATGTTTATTAAGGGTACCTACATAGATAAAACATTAATAGTTTATGATTATAAATCATAAACAAATCTTGAGCTGTTTGAGAGGGTGGGAGAGgctttcttctaatttttgttaatttttatcattttactcCCACTTAAGTAAAAATTTTGCACATGTTTATTAATGGTACCTGCATAGACAAAACAAAtagttttttattataaatcATAAACAATTCTTGAGCTGTTTACGAATTTATActtatattgaattttttttaatgacaaTTATAGATCATAAATCATAACAAACATATCTATTTATGTTTACATATCAAATAAACATAAGAAGAGACATTTCCTACATAGCTATGCATGGTGTACAATCGTGCTTCCAATCATTGAATGAGCATGCTTGTGTATTGTACACGATCCCTCATCTCCATTCAACAGTTTTAGACACGATTGTGCATGATACACGACCATATACAAAACCTTTTGTCCAAACCTAAATTTaaactatataaaaaaaaaactttaattaaatgattgaaatgatcaccctatcccACCCATGtgtcccatgtgtctgggttcAACCAATACCCCTCGTGCGGCACGCCACGTCTTATTAGAACAAGTGTTACTTCCACGTGTCATGTAATTCATGTTAATATTGTGTTACGTGTAATGTCTCCATCCattatatcaaaaaaaaaaaaaagaaaaaaaaaaaaagccttccCCAGTTCCCCTAATTCTATCTGATATCATGTGTCAGTACTCAGTTGTATAGACACTATGGAACTTacaattttataaataaaagattTGTCAAACCCCATTCAGCTCATCCCTTTTTGAGTTCTTCCTTCCACTATCTCTTTCGCTTTGCCAAGTTGTCAGTGGGGACGACTCTAACCCAACACGTGGGGGTATATTTATGTTCTCATCCTTTAACCAAAGAAAACCACACCGCCACACAGCAAATTCAACACGTGGATTCACGTGACGGCACGAGACCGTTGCCTCATTTTCTAAAATGCCTAAAGTACCCCTATTCTCATCTGCTGACATCACCCAGCTGAGCAAAAGAAATAGTTACGCTGAAGTCTAAATCCGTTTGTCGCTTTCGATTACTTCCAGAAAAACACCGTTATTCCACCCCCCCCCCGCCCCACGTTTCCTCTCTGGTAATCTGGTCTTGGgttaaaatatataataaaaccTTAAACGGGAAAGAAACTGGGACCCACAGTCCCTTCTGTGGGCTCCACACATGGGTCTTCTTCAAATTCCCgcgttaaaaaacaaaagaagaaaaaaaaaaatcgaatctCGAGATAGCGATACGCAACGTACTATGCGTACACACTACAGGGGATCGGGATTAACTTGCCACGTGATTAGGTTGTCTAATGATGAAAAGCCATTTAAAGGGTAATTTcgtaaaaaattcatttttcaaaaccGGGTTGGAATTCCACGCTCATTCCCGGTAGTATTATGAAAATATTAGGGGCGGGGAGAGCAAAACCGCTAGTGTCATTTGCGTGGTTTGATTATGCTTTCCATCAAAATATCAATGGAAGGAGAGGTCACCTTACTAATCATACTTTTGTTATCTGGTTTTGTTTTCTTGGAGATTTCCATGGCCCCTGgttttcctctccctctccttctccccaTAGTATTTAACCCACATTCTCTGTTCATTATTCCTCATCTAATCCTCTACTACCTATAAACCTCAACTTGTTTCGATCTAATGAATTTGTTCATCTGGATTATCAGTCTTTTGTTGTTCGGATTTTGATTTCTACAACTCTGAGTATTGGAGtttttgaattgatttttttttgggttttttgaaaGCGATATAGTGTTGTGGTTAGTAATGACGAAGGAGGTTGGGCGTTTGAGTAAAATTATCAAACAGAAGAGATGCAAGAAAACGAATCGCCATCGTGGACCACCAGTGACAATGGTGCTTCAGAAACTGTTCGATTCTTGCAGAGAGGTCTTTAAAGGCCCTGGCACGGTTCCTCCGCCTCAAGATGTTCAGAAGTTGCGGAAAATTCTCGGTGAGTCTTGtaattttattgttatttaGTTTCAGATCTGATTCCTTTTCACATTAGATCTTGCACTGTACCTGTTTCTTGATAATTTCCTAAAAACTCAAACGGGTAATTTAGTCAGTCACTGTGCATTTCTGATCACTCAATCTTTCTTCCTTGTTTCGTACCCAACCTTTTCTAATGGATTAGATCTGTAATCGATCTGTAAGATTTGAAGTCTGTGTGATTGTCCATTAGAGCAATTGGACTCTGGAATCGAGTTAGGTGGGTGTTCTTGTACCACAATTGACTAGTGAGTGGTGATCGATCACTTCCAGGTGGAAAATCACTTCTAGTGGGTGGtttagggtatgtttggtttCTTATCCTAATTCTAGAATCTGGATCACCTGTGAGTATTTGTAGCTACAAATATAGTTCTTTTATTGCTTTCATAAATAATCTTCGATGCACTCTTAATGAGTATAAATGGGGGACAGTTGTCAGCACTGAATTGTAAGTGTAAGTGCAGGCTGTGCAGCTATATGTAAAATAGGATTGATGAATGTGGGTTCCCATTGACATTTTAGAATTAATGAATGTGGGGTTCCACCCTAAAGTAAAGTTACCATCTTTGTCTTGGTCTGTGTGCTTGTACTATTGTCTTCCTTTTTAATGACACCTGCAAATGCATTGATAGGACAAGGATATTTCACTTTCGAAagaggtattttttttttgtgttggggGTGGAGGGGCGGTTGGGTTTGGAATTCATGAAATAATAGCTTGCTACATCAACAAATGTGGAAAaggtttttataaaaaaaaaatggaaaggtcTATGAGAATTAAGAGCCTTCACCATCTCACCATTTAAAGGTCCTACAATGATGTGGGTTAGGGACCGGAAGTTAGATTTTTAATTGTTTCATGAATAGTAATcaaaatcttttgttttattgGGATTTGGATAGCATAATGGTGGGATTTTTAAGTGCTATGTCAATAGATAAAGCATTTAATATTATTCCTTGAGTTTTTGTAAATTCACTACTGTGTAAGGTTGGGGTAGGATTTTGAAGTACCATGTCAGCACTTTTCCACCTCAATTTTCCCACATCACTTAAGTCTCCGACAAACAAATGGAGCCTGAATAGGGTAGTGAATACAAATAGAAAAATCCCTTAAAAGTGAAATTTGACAAGTTAAATAGGCATGGGGGTCTTCTATAATCAGGTGCTCATCAAGCCTATGGGTTAATGTTGTTGTACTGCAAATCATCTCTTTTTATATTAAAGTGTGGAATTTTATTTGTACTTTAATTTCTCATATTGCAGACAGTATGAAGCCAGAAGATGTTGGGCTAAGTAAGgatctccttttctttaagccTAGAAGTGTTCTAGAGGAGACTCCGAGGGTCACATGTACAACTATATACAAATGCAAAAATTTCTCGGTAAGAACAGGAAATTCTTGCCCATATTCATACCCATCATATGATCCACATCTCATGACTTCAATAAAACTGGAATTTGGTTAGTAATCTGGTTATTTTCTTTAATCACTtcgattcaaaatcaaaaccaattcaaagtgatttttcttatttctcctctttttttgttgttggcagctttgtattttctttcttccaccAACTGCAGTTATCCCACTCCATAACCACCCAGGAATGACAGTATTCAGCAAGCTTCTCTTAGGATCAATGCACATCAAAGCATATGATTGGGTTGATCCTGTGAAGCACTCTGAGAGTTCCATGCCTTCTTTGATTGGTTAGTAGTCAtctggactctctctctcctctattaatttgttgttttctttctctttgccAACAGAGATTTTAAAATCAGTAAAACAAAATCCATGAGTGAATTTTCTCTGGCTGACCCAAATTAGGGATATATATTTCAGTGAGACTCGCAAGATTGAAGGCCAATAGTGTGTTCACAGCCCCATGCAACACATCAGTGCTCTATCCCACGTCTGGAGGAAACATTCATGCCTTCACTGCAGTTACACCCTGTGCAGTACTTGATGTGCTTGGACCTCCTTATTCAGAAGAAGATGATCGAGACTGTACATATTACAGGGATCTTCCCTGCTCTAGTTGGTCATTAGGTGAGCAGAGCTATCATGAGTTCAATTCCACTGCATATACTTTACATTGCATGCTTCCTCTTAATggctagcttttaaggatgagtttgttaggtacttgactgaTACGTCAAAATTCCAGAGCTGATGgaatgcgttaaatcaagccctttaattTATCCCATATTAGGCTGGCTCAATCTAGCACCCATATCCTGTGCATCTTCTCCCCTCCACTTGATATGATGATTATTGTTGAGAGTTCTACATCGGCTAGGAGTTCCTCTACCTATCGTTCAAATTTTTGGGATGAAAATTTTACAATTGTAATCCTATAATCTTATAAAATTTCACCAGGACTATCCTTGATGCCGCTTCAACTTATCCAAAAAGAGAGCTAAGTGCATGAACATAATAATGCTCACGCTTTTTTGCATGTTGCATGCATGttctttgaatttatttatCTCTTCTTCGTTTTAAGTTAAGTTTGTTTAGttaatttaataattatttgCACATTAAAATATACAGCATACGTCAACTGCTGTTGGGAACTATGTTTGCCTCAACGGGGTGTTATCGTACGCCATGTCTCTTATTGTACCCCTCTTGTCATTTTTGTTAAAAGAATCTTAAACCTCATGTTCCATGGTTCGGATCTAGATCTTCTATGGCGCAGGCTGCCTGTATTGCCGTGCTGCGTAGACATAGGACGGCGTATATTGATTGCTTTATTTCTGTTTGAGTGCCTTGTCTAGGTGAGGggaaggtggtcattgcatgcggccctgtgtctgcacagcacaggcaggaca
This window encodes:
- the LOC122650015 gene encoding plant cysteine oxidase 2-like isoform X1; translation: MVLQKLFDSCREVFKGPGTVPPPQDVQKLRKILDSMKPEDVGLSKDLLFFKPRSVLEETPRVTCTTIYKCKNFSLCIFFLPPTAVIPLHNHPGMTVFSKLLLGSMHIKAYDWVDPVKHSESSMPSLIVRLARLKANSVFTAPCNTSVLYPTSGGNIHAFTAVTPCAVLDVLGPPYSEEDDRDCTYYRDLPCSSWSLDGSAREPKEGDDCYGWLEEIEMPKDLKMEGVEYLGPQIIDTVY
- the LOC122650015 gene encoding plant cysteine oxidase 2-like isoform X2 gives rise to the protein MVLQKLFDSCREVFKGPGTVPPPQDVQKLRKILDSMKPEDVGLSKDLLFFKPRSVLEETPRVTCTTIYKCKNFSLCIFFLPPTAVIPLHNHPGMTVFSKLLLGSMHIKAYDWVDPVKHSESSMPSLIVRLARLKANSVFTAPCNTSVLYPTSGGNIHAFTAVTPCAVLDVLGPPYSEEDDRDCTYYRDLPCSSWSDGSAREPKEGDDCYGWLEEIEMPKDLKMEGVEYLGPQIIDTVY